The genomic stretch GGTCCAGGATGGGGCAAACAAATCCCTCCCATTTCCCATCGCTCTCTTTAATAATAAGATGTCTGCTTCTTTGTTTgtctgctgtaaaaaaaaagaaaaaaaagagagaaactgtCAAcaacattgaataaaaaaagcagCGGGGTATCTTTTGAAAGTACTCAGCCTCTGTTTAACTTGACCTTTGAGGCTTCTCAAATTTCTGAATTTAAAGTGGATAAAAACTCAGATCTGTCGTACCTACGCATGCGGATAGCTGCGAGCCAAGTCTCAAATCTGGAGCCCAAGCGTTTTGGCTGTTGGTTCTGTCATTCAGTGCAGTCATCTGCTGCGGTGAGGTACAAATAAAGTTTATCATGCAGTGCAACATATGCTAGCTCTCAAAAGCCATGATGTGACGCTCATTTTCTCAGTCATTTTGTCTAGCCTGCCTCCTGTTTAAACTTGGATTACGGTCCTGGGAGGCCCCGGGAACAATTCTTTGAAGGCCCCCAGTTGCTTTTAGAATTCCACATAGACTTCCGTTTctaaagttcattattttagaTGAGATTGTTGTCACATACAATGGTAATCAGATGCTGTCAATAGAGATTACAGAGAACATTCCTTTAATTAATAAGCTCATTTCAAACCCAGAAGGGcgatttatttaaacatacattaaataattaattaatcactAACAGGTAAGTAAAATTACAAAGTctaatattttgtgaaatgctCTTCTATGCATTTAATTTCTCCACCGAACTAGCcatcatatacatacatatatatatatatatatatatatatatatatatatatatatatatatatatatataatacaacaaGAATGACTGTTAGATAATTAATTATATCAATATTATCTttgttatcttaattttaatgatttgaaatgtaattatGATTATTAACTTAAATtcaaatagtaatatattttattattatatatgatacTTAATGCTTatgtaataataacaaattaaagaAATTAGCGTACAATATATGgacttattattttcattattattctttttaatgtatattttaaagtcatatttaatgtatatattttttaagttcatATAATAGTTATTGCGACaataattattgcaatataataacaatatatttaattattattattgaattttttctttccttttttattttctttttactttattctttctttaattttattattttgggaTTTTACTAAGgcgtaacatttatttttatttattttcagatttttgttcagATTTAtagatgttgtttttttaattgtataatgtgttattattataattgtgtaaaggtattttaagataaaacagcaacaacaataataacaacagttGTTGCTATTCTAtaaaatcaatatattattatgaCGATAATTGTACAAAGGTATCTAtaagataatattaataatcattattattatttaatattgatattatatatttttttctaaacattaaattctaataattattgtgattctTTTTTCATAAACACCAAGGAAATTATCATAAAACATGTAGTCTGTTATTTGTCAACACAAAAGTAATAAGAACCAATCATTTCAAAGACATAAGCACTGTTTTGTCCAGAATTATTGGGGTCTGTTCATTGAAGAGTGGCATGAAGCATAAACTTtccctgataataataataattactattattattacaattgttaaataaaaataaaatattacttgtttgtttgattgattttATTCACAGCCCTGTCTCTGTCAAGCTAGCAATTGAAAATCCTCTCAGCCCTCACCTGCGCTGATGTAATTAACTAtcaagtttctctctctctctctctcaaagttGACCAAACACCCTCCTTCACACTTTTGAAGTGCAGCTCATCAATACAACCCCCTGCACTCCCACTGAACGTCCGTGTCCATCAGCGTCTCTCTGGTCTCCCACACACTCTTCAGGACGGCCCGCAGGATCACGCCCCCTCCAGCTCACATCAGGTCACATATCTCAAACGCTGTGGGGCTGCCATATCTTTAGGGTTCCCATTTAATGCTTTTATGTCAGTTCGTAAAAGGTTCGGGACCGGCGCTACAGGTCCGTGtaataaaaccttattttacATTTCGTAATTATCACCCCGCTGTCTTGACGATTTAATGATGATTATAAAAGAGATTAAATTATCTCGATCCATCATAATTATGAAGGTCTCTGTACACTCTCTCCAGCATATAAGTGTATCGCTGCCACTGGGGATCTTCACCGCGGGCGCGGTTTTACGCTTTTTGTTAAATGCTATTCCTGAATTTGCTCTGAGGGGGGAAAATATGAAATGCGTAAATCACATGCAGAGCAAACAGGCACACAATCGACCGGGTTTCTGGGGTGAACGGTCAACTGAGACATTCAAGTCAAACTGAGCTGAGAGACGGGCGAAATAATTAAAACTGACGAGATAATCGCCAGCAGATAATCGCAACTTTTCTCATTTGTTCATTAAATGTGAGAAAGTCGAGGAGATTGAGCAATTCCATGCGATTATCAAAGGCTTAGAAAAGGTACAAAATAAGAGAGTTAGAGGAATATTTATCAGATTAACGCGTGATTGGTCAGTTTGCATGTCACTCAAAGTCTTTTCTAGAATAATCTAGTTGATGCTGTCAGTCAGGAATCGGTCTATAGCTACATAAAATTGcttcgtttttgtttttatactttCAAAACTGTGTATTTTGGTATTTATCCCAGTCAGCGCTTTGTTTCCATTGTAAACGCATTGCTGTAAACACAATTTCTGCTTTTGTGAAGACACATTCAGCTCTTTCAGAGTCTGATCCCGTAAGTGGAGCTTTGCTTTTCATTAGAAAACATTCTCCAGTTGCCTTTCCAGAATGAttacagacagacaaaaaaaaaggaaaaaaggctctgcactttttattatttatattttttgagtgtttttttttcttctctttttataTGTGCTTACaccattttttttgtttctcagaCCTCAATGGTTGAACACGTTGAAAGCACAAACGGAAAACCAATATATTGAAGTGAGCCATACATAGGTTTTTGAGCTATGGCAATAACGCACAGTGACAGGTAGTTTTGTAGATGTCATTCAAGACCTTGGTTTACATCCAATCGGACTGGACACTCACTCTATCTCTCCACAACTGGATCTGGGGACACTACACGCATCCCGAAGAGGAAAAAAACCACCTGACCTCATCTTGACCTGGAGAAACTCTGTTGCTAGTCATTCAATATCCTGCTAAATATTCCACTTTATTTTGTTGTGCACTTCTATAAATCTGCCAGCCCGTTTGACACAGTTTATCAGTCGCAGGCTGACACTATCCCTTGTGTTGTCATACTAAAGATCCATCCATTATGTCTATGGTGACAGATATAAAGTACATCAGAAGCCGGAGAAATCTGTTGTGACACCGGTCTGTCAGTTTCCAGTCAGACGAGCTCAACCTCGTTTTGCTTAATGGTCCACAGCCAGATTTCAAATGAACCGTTACTGgcaaggataaaaaaaaatacaataaatccaCCGAACAATATCAACACCTTCACAATTAATTACGCAATATGTCAGGGAAAATAAACGGGGCCCTGCGAGAAAACACATCGACATGCACGTTGCAACAACAGTTTTGCAGCACATTATGAAGCTTGAAGGCCAAGTTTGTAGtgctttgacatttaaaaaaaataataataattcacattttaatCAGCATCCGGCATGGTTTGTGATGCACTGTCTTTGACTACGTCCCCCCACGTTGGCGGATGCCTAATTACCAGAATTACGAAACCACACCAACTCACTGTATATCAAGAACGACACAACAATACACTTCAGAAATGGACGAATCTGAATAGTGCCCTAATTGCATAATCATGCATTGTCGCGATTGTACAAAGCACGTAAAGAGTCCGTTTTTTCCTCTTCAGACACGTTGGCTTACTGTACACAAGTACTTCCTATAAACGCCGGGCGATGAATTGCACTGGCTAAAAGAAAAAGCAACCCATTCACACCCCTCTCCTGTTATCTCTCCGGCAGAGGATCTTCTTGAAGGATCTTCGGAAGTCGTTATTGAAGATGGTGTATATAATGGGATTGAGGGAGCTGTTGCAGTAGCCGAACCAGAAGAAGAACTTGAAGAGAGTTTCCGGCACACAGCTTTTGCAGAATGCGGTCAGCGTGTAAGTGAAGAAGAACGGGAACCAGCAGACGACGAACACGCCTATGACCACCGCCAGCACGAACGTGAAGCGCTTCTCCCGGTTTTGACGACCCTTCCACCTGCTGGTCTTGGTGGTCTGAAGGACCTCGCTCTTGTCGCCGTCCCCCGGTTTGATTTGGCTCAGCTTGGTCTTTCCTTTGGAGCTCTTCTTCTTGAGGGAGCAGGGGTTGGAGACCTTGTGGTCCGAGGAGGACGATTCCTCCATGTCCACGCCGTTTATCTCACCCTTGATGTCCGGTTTAGGGTTGGGATTCCCGTTGAGCTTCTCATGGGGGTCGTTCTCCTTCTTGCCGGCGTCCTTTTTCCTCCGGTCCCCAGGGGGCGCTCTGGTCCTCTTCTTGGCGATCTGGTAGATTCGGATGTAAACGAGGACCATAATGATGCAGGGCAAGAAAAACGAGCCGATTGAAGAGGAGACAATGTACCATTTTTCTTCGTTGATTTTGCAGGTGTTCCCCTCTTCCTTCTTCATGGTGATCAGAGGCGGGAAGGAGATCACGGCGGCGATGATCCAGACTATAAAAATAATGCGCTTGATTCGTTGCGGCGTGCGCTTGAGATTATACTCGATGGCTTGCGTGATCGACCAGTACCTGTCCAGACTGATGGCGCACAGGTGAGTGATCGAGGCCGTGCAGAAAAGAACGTCCAAAGCCAGGTAGATTTCGCACCAAACCTGTCCGAAGACCCAGCATCCCATCAGCTCATTCGCCAACGAGAACGGCATCACCAGAGTG from Carassius gibelio isolate Cgi1373 ecotype wild population from Czech Republic chromosome A22, carGib1.2-hapl.c, whole genome shotgun sequence encodes the following:
- the LOC127942652 gene encoding alpha-2A adrenergic receptor, which encodes MRCDNSTNGTDTPYTLLVALPMSVLVGLLILLIVFGNVLVIIAVFTSRALRAPQNLFLVSLASADILVATLVMPFSLANELMGCWVFGQVWCEIYLALDVLFCTASITHLCAISLDRYWSITQAIEYNLKRTPQRIKRIIFIVWIIAAVISFPPLITMKKEEGNTCKINEEKWYIVSSSIGSFFLPCIIMVLVYIRIYQIAKKRTRAPPGDRRKKDAGKKENDPHEKLNGNPNPKPDIKGEINGVDMEESSSSDHKVSNPCSLKKKSSKGKTKLSQIKPGDGDKSEVLQTTKTSRWKGRQNREKRFTFVLAVVIGVFVVCWFPFFFTYTLTAFCKSCVPETLFKFFFWFGYCNSSLNPIIYTIFNNDFRRSFKKILCRRDNRRGV